The following are from one region of the Oncorhynchus masou masou isolate Uvic2021 chromosome 24, UVic_Omas_1.1, whole genome shotgun sequence genome:
- the LOC135511468 gene encoding neuroligin-1-like, translating into MVVRGSPVAGSFLSTGDQASKGNYGLLDLIQALRWTSENIAFFGGDPLRITVFGSGAGASCVNLLTLSHYSEGNRWSNSTKGLFQRAIAQSGTALSSWAVSFQPAKYARMLAKKVGCNLKDTVDLVECLQKKHYKELVDQDIQPARYHIAFGPVIDGDVIPDDPQILMEQGEFLNYDIMLGVNQGEGLKFVELIVDNENGVQANDFDYAVSSFVDDLYGYPEGKDILRETIKFMYTDWADRHNPETRRKTLLALFTDHQWVAPAVATADLHSSFGSPTYFYAFYHHCQTDQVPPWADASHGDEIPYVFGLPMIGPTELFPCNFSKNDIMLSAVVMTYWTNFAKTGDPNQPVPQDTKFIHTKPNRFEEVAWTRYNQKDQLYLHIGLKPRVKEHYRANKVNLWLELVPHLHSLNEVTQIISTTTKVPSPEVTPRTPKKIPVNTKRPNPTPFPTETQDSQNQPFLVDQRDYSTELSVTIAVGASLLFLNILAFAALYYKKDKRRHDVHRRCSPQRNTTNDLAHTQEEEIMSLQMKHTDLDHECDAMHPHKVVLRTACPPDYTLAMRRSPDDIPLMTPNTITMIPNTMQGRQSLHNFNTFSSSGQNNTLPHPHSHSTTRV; encoded by the exons atgGTGGTGAGGGGAAGCCCggtggccggca GTTTCTTAAGCACTGGGGACCAAGCTTCCAAGGGAAACTACGGACTCCTTGATCTGATCCAAGCTCTGCGATGGACTAGCGAGAATATTGCTTTCTTTGGTGGTGACCCTTTACGAATAACTGTTTTTGGATCAGGGGCTGGCGCCTCCTGTGTTAACCTCCTGACCCTGTCCCATTATTCTGAAGGTAACCGTTGGAGCAATTCAACCAAAG GACTTTTCCAGAGAGCTATAGCACAGAGTGGAACTGCGTTGTCCAGCTGGGCCGTCAGCTTCCAGCCTGCTAAGTATGCTCGCATGTTGGCCAAAAAAGTGGGCTGCAACCTGAAAGACACGGTGGACCTGGTGGAGTGTCTACAAAAGAAGCACTACAAGGAGCTGGTGGATCAGGACATCCAGCCTGCACGGTACCACATCGCCTTCGGGCCTGTTATCGACGGTGACGTCATCCCAGACGACCCTCAGATCCTCATGGAGCAGGGCGAGTTCCTCAACTATGACATCATGCTGGGCGTCAACCAGGGCGAGGGCCTGAAGTTTGTGGAGCTTATCGTAGACAATGAGAACGGCGTCCAGGCCAATGATTTTGACTACGCCGTGTCCAGCTTCGTGGACGACCTGTACGGTTACCCGGAGGGAAAGGACATTCTGCGGGAGACCATAAAATTCATGTACACGGACTGGGCTGATAGACATAACCCAGAGACCAGAAGGAAGACCCTACTAGCCCTGTTCACGGATCACCAATGGGTGGCTCCGGCTGTGGCCACAGCAGACCTCCACTCCAGCTTTGGGTCGCCAACGTACTTCTATGCCTTCTACCACCACTGCCAAACAGACCAGGTGCCCCCCTGGGCAGACGCTTCCCACGGTGACGAGATCCCCTATGTGTTTGGCCTGCCCATGATTGGCCCCACAGAGCTGTTCCCCTGTAACTTCTCCAAGAACGACATCATGCTCAGTGCTGTGGTGATGACCTACTGGACTAATTTTGCCAAAACTGG TGACCCAAACCAGCCAGTCCCCCAGGATACCAAGTTCATCCACACCAAGCCAAACCGCTTCGAGGAGGTGGCGTGGACGCGCTACAACCAGAAGGACCAGCTGTACCTCCACATCGGCCTAAAGCCCCGAGTCAAGGAGCACTACCGAGCCAACAAGGTTAACCTGTGGCTGGAGCTGGTGCCCCACCTCCACAGCCTGAACGAGGTCACCCagatcatctccaccaccaccaaggtCCCCTCACCAGAGGTCACCCCGAGGACACCAAAGAAGATCCCTGTCAACACCAAGAGGCCTAACCCCACTCCCTTCCCCACCGAGACCCAGGACAGTCAGAACCAGCCCTTCCTGGTGGACCAGAGGGACTACTCCACAGAGCTGAGCGTCACCATTGCCGTGGGCGCCTCGCTGCTCTTCCTCAACATCCTGGCCTTTGCGGCGCTCTACTACAAGAAGGACAAGCGGCGGCACGACGTTCACCGGCGCTGCAGCCCCCAGCGCAACACGACCAACGACCTGGCgcacacacaggaggaggagatCATGTCCCTGCAGATGAAGCACACGGATCTGGACCACGAGTGTGATGCCATGCACCCACACAAGGTGGTTCTGAGAACTGCCTGCCCGCCAGACTACACGCTAGCCATGCGACGCTCTCCTGACGACATCCCCCTCATGACCCCAAACACGATCACCATGATCcccaacaccatgcagggccGCCAGTCGTTGCACAACTTCAACACCTTCTCCAGTAGTGGACAGAACAACACCCTGCCCCACCCACACTCACACTCCACCACCAGGGTATAG